Proteins from a single region of Oscillatoria sp. FACHB-1406:
- a CDS encoding PhoH family protein, whose protein sequence is MSEVSQTIELPSIESAIALSGKKEENLKFLSQHTGTKVVLRGNTVVISGREKAVERCVKAVRSLAPYWKEGKTIARAEIETAFHAIDTGRTDEYKDLQQTILARTRRGEQIRAKTFRQRQYIQAIQTHDITFCIGPAGTGKTFLAAVLAVQALLNDECERLILTRPAVEAGEKLGFLPGDLQQKVNPFLRPLYDALYEFIEPEKIPDLMERGKIEVAPIAYMRGRTLNNAFIIVDEAQNTTPAQLKMLLTRLGANSRMVVTGDVTQTDLPSAQESGLIVAQRILKSVEGIAFCHLSAADVVRHALVQKIVAAYESYEQPKRANV, encoded by the coding sequence TTGAGCGAAGTCTCTCAAACCATTGAGTTACCGAGTATTGAAAGCGCGATCGCGCTCTCGGGCAAAAAAGAGGAAAACTTAAAGTTTCTCTCGCAGCATACTGGGACGAAAGTTGTCTTGCGCGGAAATACAGTGGTTATTTCCGGGCGAGAAAAGGCTGTCGAACGCTGCGTTAAAGCAGTGCGCTCTCTCGCGCCCTACTGGAAGGAAGGAAAAACCATCGCCCGCGCTGAAATTGAGACAGCCTTCCACGCGATCGATACCGGACGCACTGACGAATATAAAGACCTCCAACAAACAATTCTCGCCCGTACCCGTCGCGGCGAACAAATTCGCGCTAAAACCTTTCGCCAGCGCCAATACATCCAAGCGATTCAAACCCACGATATTACCTTTTGCATCGGCCCTGCCGGAACCGGAAAAACCTTTCTCGCTGCCGTTCTCGCCGTTCAAGCACTCCTTAATGATGAATGCGAACGCTTGATTCTGACGCGCCCCGCCGTTGAAGCCGGAGAAAAACTCGGTTTCCTCCCCGGAGACTTGCAACAAAAGGTCAATCCCTTCCTCCGCCCGCTTTACGATGCCCTCTACGAATTCATCGAACCCGAAAAAATTCCCGATTTAATGGAACGCGGCAAAATCGAAGTTGCCCCCATTGCCTATATGCGAGGTCGTACTTTAAATAACGCTTTTATTATCGTCGATGAAGCCCAAAATACGACTCCCGCGCAGTTAAAAATGTTGCTCACTCGCTTGGGAGCGAATTCCCGCATGGTTGTAACCGGCGATGTCACGCAAACCGATTTACCGTCCGCTCAAGAGTCGGGGTTAATTGTCGCCCAAAGAATTCTAAAATCCGTCGAAGGAATTGCGTTTTGTCACTTATCCGCCGCCGATGTGGTGCGCCATGCGCTTGTCCAAAAGATTGTTGCAGCCTACGAAAGCTACGAACAACCCAAGCGAGCTAACGTTTAA
- a CDS encoding KH domain-containing protein, translated as MPEAQTPSPLESTSPDYVGLVRFLIEPFLETPEALHVNCEQANHSKRVWLRVAFEERERGRVWGRGGRNIQAIRTLLEAAARGAAQSVYLDIYGTQDERNRSEERAGDGSEETNKHRKPRPQRSSLSKPATRARRDPLRGSHPH; from the coding sequence ATGCCTGAAGCTCAAACCCCTTCTCCCCTTGAATCCACCAGCCCGGACTATGTGGGGCTGGTTCGATTTCTAATTGAACCCTTCTTAGAAACTCCCGAGGCGCTGCACGTTAATTGCGAACAAGCCAATCACAGCAAACGAGTTTGGCTTCGAGTTGCCTTTGAAGAGCGCGAACGGGGGCGAGTTTGGGGGCGAGGGGGACGCAATATCCAGGCGATTCGCACCCTCCTCGAAGCGGCAGCCCGAGGAGCGGCTCAGTCCGTCTACTTAGATATTTACGGCACTCAAGACGAGCGAAATCGCTCGGAAGAGCGTGCTGGGGATGGCTCGGAAGAAACTAACAAGCACCGAAAGCCGCGTCCTCAACGTTCCTCTCTGTCTAAACCGGCGACTCGCGCCCGAAGGGATCCGCTTCGCGGATCGCATCCTCATTAA
- the rpsP gene encoding 30S ribosomal protein S16 yields the protein MIKLRLKRYGKKREVSYRIVAMDSRDRRDGRSIEELGFYNPRTDETRLNVPAIVKRLQEGAQPTETVRSILRKAQVLEQVNA from the coding sequence ATGATCAAACTGAGACTAAAACGCTACGGCAAGAAAAGAGAAGTTAGCTACCGCATCGTCGCAATGGACAGCCGCGATCGCCGCGACGGTCGTTCCATTGAGGAGCTAGGGTTCTATAATCCCAGAACCGACGAAACTCGCTTAAATGTACCCGCCATCGTTAAACGCCTTCAAGAAGGCGCGCAGCCCACAGAAACGGTACGCAGTATTCTCAGAAAAGCTCAAGTCTTAGAACAAGTCAATGCCTGA
- a CDS encoding fasciclin domain-containing protein, translating into MMLFRKALTRKSIVVASVLGLGALSLPAIAQNLSSPAPGAIELAQAPAPNIVGVAQNNPDFSTLVKAVQAAGLADTLAGNGPFTVFAPTNEAFNKLPPGTLDTLLKPENRDLLTDVLKYHVVPGRVPSDDLKNGGLDTLNGGVAVRKTPDRVIVNNANVVAPNVPASNGIVHGIDRVLIPMAVRDRLAQRTPVPGLW; encoded by the coding sequence ATGATGCTGTTCAGAAAAGCGTTAACGCGCAAGTCCATTGTTGTGGCAAGCGTTCTCGGATTGGGCGCGCTGAGTTTGCCCGCGATCGCGCAAAACCTGTCTTCCCCCGCACCGGGCGCGATCGAACTCGCTCAAGCTCCCGCTCCAAACATCGTCGGTGTTGCCCAAAACAATCCCGATTTCAGCACGCTGGTTAAAGCCGTTCAAGCCGCCGGATTAGCTGATACTTTAGCCGGGAACGGGCCTTTCACCGTGTTTGCGCCCACCAACGAAGCCTTCAATAAGCTTCCGCCCGGAACCCTGGATACGCTCCTGAAACCCGAAAATCGGGATTTACTGACCGATGTTCTCAAATATCACGTCGTCCCCGGTCGCGTTCCTTCCGACGACCTGAAAAATGGCGGACTCGATACGCTCAATGGCGGTGTTGCCGTGCGAAAAACCCCCGATCGCGTTATTGTCAACAATGCTAACGTCGTCGCGCCCAACGTCCCGGCTAGCAACGGCATCGTTCACGGGATCGATCGCGTCCTCATTCCGATGGCCGTGCGCGATCGACTCGCTCAAAGAACGCCTGTACCTGGTTTATGGTAA
- a CDS encoding CRR6 family NdhI maturation factor, producing the protein MSISIALNSATINALDLSPVETFVTKQIAEGMLASYEQQVSFEINYSREEDDPRELSEIPEIRLWFVRLDARYPWFFFLLDGKSGEIYRYTAMLVPHQFNRTEGIQYNPEALEIFVMNKMFVLSDWLKQQGISSATKLKALAQMLGYDLDESFFTLLD; encoded by the coding sequence ATGAGTATCAGCATCGCCCTGAATTCCGCCACCATTAACGCCTTAGACTTGTCGCCTGTCGAAACGTTTGTAACGAAACAGATAGCAGAAGGAATGCTAGCAAGCTACGAACAGCAAGTCAGTTTTGAAATTAACTATTCCCGAGAGGAAGACGATCCGCGCGAACTTTCAGAAATTCCTGAAATTCGTCTGTGGTTCGTTCGCTTGGATGCGCGCTATCCCTGGTTTTTCTTTCTACTCGATGGAAAATCTGGCGAAATTTACCGCTACACCGCGATGCTTGTTCCCCATCAATTCAACCGTACTGAAGGAATTCAATATAATCCCGAAGCTCTAGAAATTTTTGTGATGAATAAAATGTTTGTCCTTTCGGATTGGTTGAAACAGCAGGGGATTTCTAGTGCGACAAAGTTAAAAGCGCTCGCGCAAATGTTGGGCTACGACCTCGATGAAAGTTTTTTCACCTTGCTGGATTGA
- a CDS encoding DUF3536 domain-containing protein: MTYTSLRPVANPSPVVGGSQESQPSQPATGVCVTIHGHFYQPPRENPYLDAIERQSSAYPFHDWNERIDRECYRPNVFARILNDRGEVVGIVNNFEYMSFNIGPTLMSWLERYDRETYDGVVEADRKSAERLNGHGNAIAQVYNHIIMPLANKRDKYTQIRWGKADFRSHFGRDPEGMWLAEAAVDAATIAALIDEGIKFIILAPSQAARYRAIPSEGNSDPQWHEVGGGQIDPTRPYRCFLNDNRFIDIFFYDGPISRDMGFNDVLNSSEIFVGRLGLAVRGDRRAAQLISVATDGETFGHHKRGTEKSLAYAFTQEIPHRGWTVTNYAHYLSSNPPTWEVELKPVTAWSCSHGVDRWQDDCGCGGGGAWHQKWRKPLRESLNWLRDRVVEVYESSGRHYFSDPWRARDEYIQVIRDRRPETQINFLYRHQCRPLSQTEQIDALRLLEMQRNALFMFTSCGWFFEELSRPEGVQILRYAARAIELAGDIAGVQLEPEFRRRLQAAPSNIEGFGNGAIVYDRLVTTARVSFEQVAAHYAISALFESYQSKDRVYCYQTEQFDYQKQQMGPMTLAVGHLRLISEITRESAEFAFAVLHLGGWDFHCCLQPFGGRLAYNQIKDKLFEALDRASVTRMMVAMTQTFGDLAFNLDDLFAEERYRIIQQLTENTRAKLDRLYTQIYRDNYGVLRAFHRDELPVPPELQVAANLALSDRCLTMVRLLAASSDDPQQIEQYFGELEAIAVEANTMRCQLEIPEARVMLEQFIAAALKNLLDRSDPAELESESERIARAIAIGNSLHLGLLLERVQELYYRFFHSHILPYCLESETHSPASIPCRWKSEQVPILLSLGQSLGVDMSSWLN, encoded by the coding sequence ATGACTTACACTAGCCTTCGCCCTGTTGCCAACCCCTCGCCCGTCGTCGGGGGATCGCAGGAATCGCAACCATCGCAACCCGCTACGGGGGTTTGCGTAACCATCCACGGACACTTCTATCAACCGCCTCGGGAAAATCCTTACTTAGACGCGATCGAGCGCCAATCGAGCGCTTATCCGTTTCACGATTGGAACGAACGCATCGATCGCGAATGCTACCGTCCCAATGTCTTTGCACGCATCCTCAACGATCGCGGCGAAGTCGTGGGGATCGTTAACAATTTCGAGTATATGAGCTTCAACATCGGCCCGACGCTGATGTCCTGGCTGGAACGCTACGATCGCGAAACCTACGACGGGGTTGTCGAAGCCGATCGCAAAAGTGCCGAACGCTTGAACGGTCACGGCAACGCGATCGCGCAAGTCTACAATCACATCATCATGCCCCTGGCCAACAAACGGGACAAATACACCCAAATTCGCTGGGGGAAAGCCGATTTCCGCTCCCATTTCGGGCGCGATCCCGAAGGAATGTGGCTAGCCGAAGCCGCAGTCGATGCTGCAACCATCGCCGCCTTAATCGATGAAGGCATCAAATTTATTATCCTTGCACCTTCCCAAGCCGCCCGCTACCGCGCGATCCCCAGTGAAGGCAACAGCGATCCCCAATGGCACGAAGTCGGCGGCGGGCAGATCGATCCCACCCGTCCCTATCGGTGCTTCCTCAACGACAATCGCTTTATTGATATTTTCTTCTACGACGGCCCGATTTCGCGGGATATGGGCTTTAACGATGTCCTTAACAGTTCCGAAATTTTTGTCGGGCGTTTGGGCCTAGCCGTGCGCGGGGATCGCCGCGCCGCGCAATTAATCAGCGTTGCCACCGACGGCGAAACCTTCGGACATCACAAACGCGGGACAGAAAAATCTCTCGCCTACGCCTTTACCCAAGAAATCCCCCATCGGGGTTGGACGGTGACGAACTACGCCCATTATTTAAGCAGCAATCCGCCGACGTGGGAAGTCGAACTGAAGCCCGTCACGGCGTGGAGTTGTTCCCACGGAGTCGATCGCTGGCAGGATGACTGCGGTTGCGGCGGCGGTGGGGCTTGGCATCAAAAGTGGCGCAAACCCCTGCGCGAGAGCCTCAATTGGCTGCGCGATCGCGTTGTGGAAGTGTACGAAAGTTCGGGGCGGCACTATTTCAGCGATCCCTGGCGAGCGCGGGACGAATATATTCAAGTGATTCGCGATCGCCGCCCCGAAACGCAAATTAACTTCCTCTATCGACATCAATGTCGTCCTTTAAGCCAAACCGAACAGATCGACGCGCTGCGGTTATTAGAAATGCAGCGTAACGCCCTGTTTATGTTTACCAGTTGCGGTTGGTTTTTTGAAGAACTGTCGCGTCCGGAAGGCGTGCAAATTTTGCGTTATGCGGCTCGAGCGATCGAATTAGCGGGGGATATCGCGGGGGTACAACTCGAACCGGAATTTCGCCGCCGCTTGCAAGCCGCGCCGAGCAATATTGAAGGATTTGGCAACGGCGCAATCGTTTACGATCGCCTCGTTACCACCGCGCGCGTTAGTTTCGAGCAAGTCGCCGCCCACTATGCGATTAGTGCGCTTTTTGAAAGCTACCAAAGCAAAGATCGCGTTTATTGCTACCAAACCGAGCAGTTTGACTACCAAAAACAGCAAATGGGACCGATGACGTTAGCCGTCGGACACCTGCGCTTAATCTCGGAAATTACGCGGGAAAGTGCCGAGTTTGCCTTTGCGGTACTGCATTTAGGCGGCTGGGATTTTCACTGCTGCCTTCAACCCTTCGGCGGGCGTTTAGCCTACAACCAAATTAAAGATAAGCTATTTGAGGCGCTCGATCGCGCCAGCGTGACGCGAATGATGGTGGCGATGACGCAAACTTTCGGCGATCTCGCCTTTAATTTGGATGACTTGTTCGCTGAGGAACGCTATCGCATCATTCAACAATTGACTGAGAATACGCGCGCGAAGTTAGATCGGCTTTACACTCAAATCTATCGGGATAATTATGGCGTGTTGCGCGCCTTCCATCGCGACGAACTGCCCGTTCCGCCAGAGTTACAAGTTGCTGCTAATTTGGCTTTATCCGATCGCTGTTTGACAATGGTACGGTTATTGGCAGCTAGTAGCGACGATCCCCAGCAAATCGAGCAATATTTTGGGGAATTAGAGGCGATCGCGGTGGAAGCCAATACCATGCGCTGTCAGCTAGAGATTCCCGAAGCGAGAGTAATGCTGGAGCAGTTTATCGCGGCGGCTTTGAAAAATCTGCTCGATCGCAGCGATCCCGCCGAACTCGAGTCAGAAAGCGAACGCATTGCTCGCGCGATCGCGATCGGCAACAGCTTGCACCTCGGACTCCTGCTCGAGCGCGTCCAGGAGTTGTACTATCGCTTCTTCCACAGTCACATCTTGCCGTATTGTCTCGAATCGGAAACCCACTCGCCCGCCTCGATTCCCTGCCGCTGGAAATCCGAGCAAGTACCGATTCTCCTAAGTTTGGGGCAAAGTTTGGGAGTCGATATGAGTTCGTGGCTTAATTAA
- a CDS encoding 50S ribosomal protein L11 methyltransferase has product MYSLSGYGKMIADRPRIEAYVRVLEGAVRRDSVVLDLGTGTGFFALVACQLGARKVYAIEPSPAIEIAREMARDNGYRDRIEFIQALSTAVNLENPADVILSDLRGILPLFGEHIPTIIDARSRLLAPDGILIPKCDRLWATLVTAPELYRQHLSPWEDEPYHLNLQAGRRFMVNTWRQALFSVEQCLVEPQCWLTLDYATVENPNASAELSWTVERPGEACGLGLWFDTTLADGVTFSNAPGQPELIYKQAFVPWLHPVELAQRDRVVVKLQANLVKGNYIWRWQTRVFRAGDETDLKAEFKQSTFLSMPISRSQLLNNI; this is encoded by the coding sequence ATGTACAGTCTTTCGGGCTATGGCAAAATGATTGCCGATCGCCCTCGGATTGAAGCTTACGTGCGGGTGCTAGAAGGTGCTGTAAGGCGCGATTCAGTCGTTCTCGACCTGGGTACGGGGACGGGCTTTTTTGCGTTGGTCGCCTGTCAATTGGGGGCGCGGAAGGTTTACGCGATCGAACCTTCGCCAGCGATCGAGATTGCGCGAGAAATGGCACGGGATAATGGTTATCGCGATCGCATCGAGTTTATCCAAGCGCTCTCGACAGCGGTTAATCTCGAGAATCCCGCTGATGTGATTCTATCGGATTTGCGCGGAATTTTGCCCCTATTCGGAGAACATATCCCGACAATCATCGACGCGCGATCGCGCTTGCTCGCCCCCGATGGTATTTTAATCCCAAAGTGCGATCGCCTGTGGGCGACTTTAGTAACAGCCCCAGAACTCTACCGCCAGCATCTTTCCCCCTGGGAAGACGAACCCTACCACTTAAATTTACAAGCAGGGCGGCGCTTTATGGTCAATACTTGGCGACAGGCGCTTTTTTCGGTGGAACAGTGTTTAGTCGAACCCCAATGCTGGCTAACTTTAGATTACGCCACGGTTGAAAATCCGAATGCCAGCGCCGAATTAAGCTGGACGGTGGAACGTCCCGGCGAAGCGTGCGGTTTGGGGTTGTGGTTCGATACGACTTTAGCCGATGGGGTAACGTTTTCCAATGCACCGGGACAGCCCGAGTTAATCTACAAACAGGCGTTTGTCCCTTGGTTGCACCCGGTTGAGTTGGCGCAACGCGATCGCGTCGTCGTTAAATTGCAAGCAAATTTAGTCAAAGGCAATTATATCTGGCGCTGGCAGACTCGCGTTTTTAGAGCGGGCGATGAAACCGATTTAAAAGCCGAATTCAAACAATCGACGTTTTTGAGTATGCCGATTTCGCGATCGCAACTTTTAAATAATATTTAA
- a CDS encoding glucose-1-phosphate adenylyltransferase, whose product MKNVLGIILGGGAGSRLHPLTKLRAKPAVPLAGKYRLIDIPVSNCINSDINKIYVLTQFNSASLNRHLSRTYNFSGFTQGFVEVLAAQQTVENPSWFQGTADAVRQYLWLFQEWDVDEYIILSGDHLYRMDYSQFVERHRETGADITLSVVPIDDKRASAFGLMKIDGNGRVIDFSEKPTGNELKQMQVDTTVLGLTPEEARQSPYIASMGIYVFKKQVLEKLLQENPDKTDFGKEIIPSASGHYNIQAYLFNGYWEDIGTIEAFFDANLALTKQPAPPFSFYDEKAPIYTRPRYLPPSKLLDSQVIESMIGDGCLIKKCQISRSVLGVRSRVESGCKIEDTLVMGADYYEPFAERVSAEREGKIPMGIGEETIIRRAIIDKNARIGRKVLILNKERVHEAAREDLGFYIRSGIVVILKNATIPDGTVI is encoded by the coding sequence GTGAAAAATGTACTAGGGATCATTTTAGGGGGCGGTGCCGGTAGCCGTCTTCATCCATTAACCAAATTGCGGGCAAAACCCGCAGTTCCGCTGGCTGGAAAATATCGCCTTATCGATATTCCCGTCAGCAATTGCATCAACTCAGACATCAACAAAATTTACGTTCTGACTCAATTCAATTCAGCTTCTCTGAATCGACATCTCAGCCGCACTTACAATTTTTCGGGCTTTACTCAAGGGTTTGTTGAAGTTCTCGCCGCTCAACAAACCGTTGAAAACCCGAGTTGGTTCCAGGGAACAGCCGATGCAGTTCGGCAATATCTCTGGTTATTCCAAGAGTGGGATGTAGATGAGTATATTATTTTGTCGGGCGACCATCTCTATCGGATGGATTACAGTCAGTTTGTGGAACGCCATCGAGAAACGGGTGCAGATATTACGCTTTCGGTCGTTCCCATTGACGACAAACGAGCTTCCGCTTTCGGTCTGATGAAGATCGATGGTAACGGTAGGGTAATTGATTTTAGCGAGAAACCGACGGGCAACGAGCTAAAACAAATGCAAGTCGATACGACGGTTCTCGGCCTCACTCCAGAAGAAGCTCGCCAAAGTCCTTACATCGCTTCGATGGGGATTTATGTCTTTAAAAAGCAGGTTCTCGAGAAGCTTTTGCAAGAAAATCCCGATAAAACAGATTTCGGAAAAGAAATTATTCCGAGTGCGAGCGGACATTACAACATTCAGGCTTATTTATTTAATGGTTATTGGGAAGATATCGGAACGATCGAAGCGTTCTTCGATGCGAATTTAGCTTTGACTAAACAGCCTGCGCCGCCTTTTAGTTTTTACGATGAAAAGGCTCCGATTTATACCCGTCCGCGTTATCTTCCTCCCAGTAAGCTTTTAGATAGTCAGGTGATCGAATCGATGATCGGGGATGGCTGTCTGATCAAAAAATGTCAGATTAGCCGTTCGGTTTTAGGCGTTCGCTCTCGAGTCGAGTCAGGGTGCAAAATTGAAGATACGCTGGTGATGGGGGCGGATTATTACGAACCTTTTGCCGAGCGGGTTTCTGCTGAAAGAGAGGGAAAAATTCCAATGGGAATTGGCGAAGAAACGATCATTCGGCGCGCCATTATCGATAAGAACGCTCGCATCGGTCGCAAAGTATTAATCTTAAATAAAGAGCGAGTTCATGAGGCGGCTCGCGAAGATTTAGGGTTCTATATTCGCAGTGGAATTGTGGTAATTCTTAAGAATGCAACGATTCCCGATGGAACGGTGATTTAG
- a CDS encoding ATP-binding protein, with product MDSAVIQSLVERLDELLEQYEEPKLNSRESALLRGTLGGQKYTHLSQEPDSALAYYQPGYIGKVIAPPLYKRLTRVLREVGVLKPTETLTQKKAPEYLSRLLDFPSSPAECSAESERDSELFYWVGRKSAIAQCREKLLQDCRILEILGITGIGKTFLTKRLLAEPALKSALSEVIVLNFESPRTSFETLVEMLLGDALSGNPELYGKYPERVIRALVTELQDSPHIVILDMVEESLESDGEGQIRFNDCRFTQLLEEVLRVATMPSRIILTSQIYLPVLNEGRYPLRKYGVTLQGLDEEESLELFAKREIIPSSESALYCLKRIICAHAGHPLTLRTIAGEIREAPYDGSILAYWNDYGSEIEGEAASNNENALFVPRLDCYSPQLTDYVKIRVEKSFDRLLDSAPLAAYLLAMGATYTEAVPRNFWLDMISEYPQNEAKLAFLSLQRRFLLNAVRESDRVFYSVHPLIRRVALENVDRAYARIQS from the coding sequence ATGGATTCAGCCGTAATTCAATCTCTGGTCGAGCGACTCGACGAACTTCTGGAGCAGTACGAAGAACCGAAACTTAACTCTCGCGAAAGCGCGTTGCTGCGAGGCACTCTTGGCGGTCAGAAGTATACCCATCTGAGCCAAGAGCCAGATAGTGCCTTAGCTTACTACCAACCGGGCTACATCGGCAAAGTTATTGCCCCTCCTTTGTACAAACGTTTAACTCGGGTTTTGCGAGAAGTAGGCGTTCTGAAACCCACAGAAACGCTGACTCAAAAAAAAGCACCGGAATATTTGAGTCGGCTGCTCGATTTTCCGAGCAGTCCTGCGGAATGCAGCGCGGAAAGCGAGAGGGATAGCGAACTATTTTACTGGGTTGGGAGAAAAAGCGCGATCGCTCAATGTCGAGAAAAACTGCTGCAAGACTGCCGCATCCTCGAAATTCTCGGCATTACCGGAATTGGTAAAACCTTCCTAACCAAACGCCTCCTCGCCGAACCCGCCCTTAAAAGCGCCTTAAGCGAAGTCATCGTCCTCAACTTTGAATCGCCGCGAACCAGCTTCGAGACGCTCGTTGAAATGCTGTTGGGCGACGCACTCTCGGGCAACCCCGAACTCTACGGCAAATATCCCGAACGAGTGATTCGCGCCCTCGTCACCGAGTTGCAGGATTCCCCCCATATCGTCATTCTCGATATGGTTGAAGAAAGCCTGGAGTCGGATGGAGAGGGACAAATCCGCTTTAACGACTGCCGCTTCACGCAACTACTCGAAGAAGTTCTGCGCGTTGCGACAATGCCCAGTCGTATCATCCTGACCTCGCAAATCTACCTTCCCGTCCTCAACGAAGGGCGCTACCCTCTACGAAAGTACGGCGTAACGCTTCAAGGACTCGACGAAGAGGAAAGTTTGGAACTCTTTGCCAAACGAGAGATTATCCCTTCCTCGGAATCGGCTCTGTACTGCCTCAAACGCATTATTTGCGCCCATGCCGGACACCCGCTGACCCTCCGCACCATCGCTGGCGAAATTCGCGAAGCGCCTTATGATGGCTCAATTCTGGCCTATTGGAACGATTACGGCAGCGAAATCGAAGGCGAGGCTGCGAGCAACAATGAAAATGCTCTTTTTGTCCCTCGCTTGGATTGTTATAGTCCCCAATTGACCGATTACGTTAAAATTCGCGTCGAAAAAAGTTTCGATCGCTTGTTGGATTCTGCGCCCCTTGCCGCTTACCTCTTGGCGATGGGCGCGACTTATACCGAAGCAGTTCCGCGCAACTTTTGGTTGGATATGATTTCCGAGTATCCCCAAAATGAGGCGAAGCTGGCTTTCCTAAGCTTGCAACGTCGCTTCTTGCTCAATGCCGTTCGAGAGAGCGATCGCGTTTTTTACAGCGTCCATCCTTTGATTCGTCGAGTCGCGCTCGAAAATGTGGACAGAGCATACGCCAGAATACAATCATGA
- a CDS encoding tetratricopeptide repeat protein produces MMSICDRALHLQHFQRENLNSFRQTRSEKLVFVPPGSPIDPELQALLPRYKQVLVKGINWLQYQSSENEAPLTRSQNNLKAFDAFCELELWSIARELLWHPFDAFQDGRSAFWTPLAPVVPTDAPDTAKSASTWAAFLVKEGFYQEEIQIYSKLSQRFDRAFECFCLYKIAAAYHALGRFWKAKEFYQQQLELARAIDHRGAIVQALNGLGRAFHKQMKNEESLKYHHECLALAEQLQDAGIISEALYYIHMVYDRIYQFKTGMIIAKRALNLAQAIKCEPLEGVIVGSVGMSLVLQAKFKQALPYLQQQLSIANQAGTQRDRWISLRDLGGLYTGLGDYDRALSLFNEALKLAGGSNLYSNSVLYYDIAFNCIHEKQYKAAVDFFKKSRKNARKLANVDCELNIYYSLSYCYACLKQFSQARRAAWKLLCLNRKLQDRVYKGYGLLVLANVDWHTGKKIKALKLLIGAAIILFKYRNLYDVRYAFGVAFDTILDFFKRK; encoded by the coding sequence ATGATGAGTATATGCGATCGCGCGCTTCATTTGCAACATTTCCAACGGGAAAATCTGAATTCTTTTCGACAGACGCGATCGGAAAAGTTAGTGTTTGTGCCGCCAGGAAGTCCTATCGATCCGGAGCTTCAAGCGCTGCTTCCTCGCTACAAACAAGTGCTGGTTAAAGGGATTAATTGGTTGCAGTATCAAAGCTCGGAAAACGAAGCGCCCCTGACGCGATCGCAAAATAATCTCAAAGCCTTCGATGCCTTTTGCGAACTCGAACTCTGGAGCATTGCCAGGGAACTGTTATGGCATCCTTTTGATGCGTTTCAAGATGGTAGAAGTGCTTTTTGGACTCCCCTCGCGCCTGTCGTGCCAACCGACGCTCCCGACACGGCTAAAAGTGCTTCAACTTGGGCAGCATTTCTCGTTAAAGAAGGGTTCTATCAAGAGGAAATTCAGATTTACTCCAAGCTGTCCCAGCGTTTCGATCGCGCTTTTGAATGCTTCTGTTTGTACAAAATTGCGGCTGCATACCACGCGCTTGGTCGATTTTGGAAAGCGAAGGAGTTCTATCAACAACAATTGGAGTTGGCTCGCGCGATCGACCATCGGGGCGCGATCGTACAAGCATTAAATGGCTTAGGAAGGGCTTTTCACAAACAGATGAAGAATGAAGAATCTCTCAAATATCATCATGAATGTCTTGCCCTTGCCGAACAGCTTCAAGATGCTGGAATTATTAGCGAAGCTTTATATTATATTCATATGGTCTACGATCGAATTTATCAATTTAAAACCGGAATGATTATAGCCAAACGAGCATTAAATTTAGCGCAAGCGATAAAATGCGAGCCATTAGAGGGTGTAATTGTAGGGAGTGTTGGTATGTCTTTAGTTCTACAAGCAAAATTTAAGCAAGCATTACCTTACCTCCAGCAACAATTGTCGATTGCAAACCAAGCGGGAACGCAGCGCGATCGTTGGATTTCGCTTCGCGATCTCGGCGGTCTTTATACAGGATTAGGAGATTACGATCGCGCTCTTTCTTTATTCAATGAAGCGCTGAAGTTAGCCGGAGGTTCTAATCTTTACAGTAACTCTGTTTTATACTACGACATCGCATTTAATTGTATTCATGAAAAGCAATATAAAGCTGCAGTCGATTTCTTTAAAAAAAGCAGAAAGAATGCACGAAAATTAGCTAACGTCGATTGTGAATTAAACATCTACTATTCACTTTCTTACTGCTACGCTTGCTTAAAACAGTTTTCTCAAGCGCGGCGTGCTGCCTGGAAATTGCTTTGCCTCAACCGGAAACTACAAGATCGAGTCTATAAAGGGTATGGTTTACTCGTTCTCGCCAATGTAGACTGGCATACCGGCAAAAAAATAAAGGCACTGAAGCTGCTTATAGGTGCTGCTATTATTCTCTTTAAATATCGAAACCTATACGACGTTCGCTACGCTTTTGGAGTTGCCTTCGACACCATCTTGGATTTTTTTAAACGGAAGTAG